Genomic window (Subtercola endophyticus):
GGCCTCGAACACCGCTGCGTTGGCGAAGAACAGCGGGGCCGCGAATCGCAGCACCACCACGCCCGGCGCCGTGGCCACCCCCGCGAACTCGTCAGCGAGCACAGACGACCCAACCCCGTCGTCGGCGCCGAGCACGTCGATCGCGGGGTTCGCCGCGCGGCGAGCGAGGTTGATCAGCGACAGCACGAAGGCGATCACGATGCCGGCGATCGGGCCGAGCAGCAAGGCACCGAGAAAACAGACCGCCCCGATGACGAACTCGAACTTCTGCTGCCGCCAGAGCGTGCGGAACTCGGCGATGCCGAGCAATGGGATGATCGCCACAGCCACGATCGCCCCGATGGCCGGTGACGGGATGTGTTCGAGCAGCGCCGTGCCGAAGATCACGAGAAGCAGCGTTCCGGCGGCGGTCACGATGCTCGGCAGCTGCGTTCGGCTGCCCGCCTGGTCCATGGCGGCGGTGCGGGAGGTGGAGGAGCCGATGGTGAACCCGCCCGAAATACCGGCCGCCACGTTGCCGGCGCCGAAAGCCAGCAGGTCACGATTCGGGCTGGTGCTGTAGCCGCGCTTCTCGCCGTAGCTGCGGGCGACGAGCAGCCCTTCGGCCATGGTCACCAGAACGAGGGCGATCGCCGACGGCACGAGCTGGAGCCAGGTGACCCAGTCGAGGATGGGCCAGGTGAAGCTCGGCGGGCCGGCATCGACTTTGCCGAGCACCGAGACTCCGAGGGCCTCGAGGTTGAACAGCACGGTCACGCTGGTCGACACAATGAGCACGATCAGCGCCCACGGCACCACCTTGGCGACCCGGCGGCCCACCACCAGCACAACGATGGAGGCGACCGAGAGGATCACGGCCCACCCGTTGATAGTGCCGAGCCCGGTGAAAAGATCGCTGACCTTCTCCACGAATTCGCCGCCGCTGTTGATCTTGATACCGAGCATCTTCGCCACCTGGCTGACCAGAATGTCGAGCGCGAGGCCGCCCACGAAGCCCACCAGAATCGGTTTCGACAAGAAGTTGGCGAGAAACCCGAGCTTGAAGATCGAACACAACGCGAACAGCACACCGGCGATGATGGCCTGCGCGAACGCCATCGTGAGATAGGTCTGGCTGCCGGCCACGGCGAGCCCGCCGAGAGAGGAGGCGACGAGAGCGGCAGCCGCGGCATCCGGTGACGCCACCAGCTGACGAGACGTGACGAGCAGCGCGTAGACGACGGCCGGCACGATGAGCGCGTAAAGGCCGGCAGTGGCGGGCAGCCCTGCGATCTGGGCATAACCGATGTTCAACGGCACGGCGATGGCGAGCAAAGTCACGCCCGCCAAAGACTCGCGCCCGGCATTTTTGAGGGTCAGACCGGGAAGAACCCGCACGCCACCCCTCCTTCCGTACACCGCACGTGCTACCTGTTTACCGAGCGTAGCGCCGACGCGTGGCGCGCCGGTGAACAATCATCCGAAAGGGCCGAGGGCCGGGCGGCCGGGTTCGAGGCTCAGCTGAAGTCATCCTTTTCGGATGTATCGGCGCCGGCCCGATTGCCGCCATACTGAGAACTGCGCCGCAGCATTTGGCGCGCCAGCTTTGCGCCTACCCGGGGCGCTCGACAAGGGGAATCATCATGGATTTTAGTAACGTCTGGACTTTCATCGGCATCTTTTTCTGGAGCTTCGTGTTCATCGCCTACCTGATGGCGCTGTTCTCGATCATCGGAGACCTGTTCCGTGACCACCAGCTCAATGGCTGGTTCAAGGCCATCTGGGTGCTGTTCTTGATCTTCCTGCCGTTCCTCACAGCGCTGGTCTACCTGATCGCTCGCGGTCGTGGCATGGCCGAGCGTTCACAGAAGGCTCAGAAGCAGGCCGAGACGGCCGCGAACAACTACATCCGCGAGGTCGCCGGCACCACGCCGACCGACGAGATCCACAAGGCCAAGGCCCTGCTCGACTCGGGTGCCATCACCCAGGCCGAGTTCGACGCCCTCAAGACGAAGGCGCTCGCCTCCACCACCGCGTAAGAATCCACTTCGCGAAAAGGCCCCCAAGACCTCGTTCTTGGGGGCCTTTTCGCGATCTCGATCCCGTTTACTGGTGGCGCATGGCGGCGGCGAGCCACTCTTCGGGGTCGATGAGGTGGGAGTGGTCGTCGAGGCCGAGGTGGATCTCGGCCCAGTCGATCTTCGCGGTGAACTCACCCTTGGGCACCGTATAGCCCTCGTAGGCGGGCATGCCGGTGTCGATCCCCACGTCGAGGCCCTCGTCGAACGAGAAGTACATGGGGTGGGTACGCTCGACGTGCGCGGTCGCGACCGACTCGCCGTCGATGAAGACCGTCACGTCGCCGCCACGGCCGATACCACCGCCGTCGTAGGCGAATTCGGCACGAACCTGGTGGGTTCCGGCATCCACTGTTCGCTCTGAGAGCGCCGTGCTGCGCAGCAATCCGCAGAAGTTGTAGTGGAACCCGATGCGGCCCGCGTCGGCGAAGAACGACCAGCCGCCCGTGCGGCCGCCCTGCGCCACGATGGCGCCGTCGACCGAGGCCGCACCCGCGCCGTCTGCGCCGTCCGCTGCCGCCGGCACCGTGATCTCGGCCGTCACCGACCACGACCGGTTCTTCACGTTGATGGCCACGTTCTCGTTGAGGCGCGTCATGCCCTCGAAGAGGCGCAGCGTGTCGCCCTTTACGATGGTGGGCCGACCCGCGAACTCGGGATTCATGCGCTGGGCGGCGCGGTCGTCGAGCGGTATCACGTTGTACCGCGTCGCCTCGATCAAGAACAGCTGCTGCAGTTCGGCGAGCTTCGCAGGGTTCTCTTTGGCG
Coding sequences:
- a CDS encoding SHOCT domain-containing protein — protein: MDFSNVWTFIGIFFWSFVFIAYLMALFSIIGDLFRDHQLNGWFKAIWVLFLIFLPFLTALVYLIARGRGMAERSQKAQKQAETAANNYIREVAGTTPTDEIHKAKALLDSGAITQAEFDALKTKALASTTA
- a CDS encoding SulP family inorganic anion transporter; protein product: MRVLPGLTLKNAGRESLAGVTLLAIAVPLNIGYAQIAGLPATAGLYALIVPAVVYALLVTSRQLVASPDAAAAALVASSLGGLAVAGSQTYLTMAFAQAIIAGVLFALCSIFKLGFLANFLSKPILVGFVGGLALDILVSQVAKMLGIKINSGGEFVEKVSDLFTGLGTINGWAVILSVASIVVLVVGRRVAKVVPWALIVLIVSTSVTVLFNLEALGVSVLGKVDAGPPSFTWPILDWVTWLQLVPSAIALVLVTMAEGLLVARSYGEKRGYSTSPNRDLLAFGAGNVAAGISGGFTIGSSTSRTAAMDQAGSRTQLPSIVTAAGTLLLVIFGTALLEHIPSPAIGAIVAVAIIPLLGIAEFRTLWRQQKFEFVIGAVCFLGALLLGPIAGIVIAFVLSLINLARRAANPAIDVLGADDGVGSSVLADEFAGVATAPGVVVLRFAAPLFFANAAVFEAAVQKAVGADVRHLVLDLEAVTDIDVTGAESFTSARAWLAAHDVSLSYSRLRPDLRTKLEHYGLIDGTTVYPTNREAVAALQAEHPVHSGTRSIE